From a region of the Butyrivibrio sp. AE3004 genome:
- a CDS encoding PucR family transcriptional regulator, translating to MAYITDIVNGITKKYRVEVHGNYQKRHSIDGIRFLDKTDVNIEHLTPGLLYLADYRIFGDAQVYGDVFFIGTGDATPVSDSLYVREELDIFELYNLMEDVILTYQRIDVQKQSLFSVLHNGYGIEALLQTANKYLENPVVVCDSSYGIIASYPELADRENLEIRNNRLTVRARNSADMEQKKITERIYHSVYPFAVKFDDYPFDWIFESIRIKHAVVGYICIICNNREYVENDLDLIHSLAQMVSIQLQKDDSYRNPQGIKYDMFLKDLFARHFDEGTALSQLTLLGVKPKEYYYILACSFTVSSKRLMAYHHYIHQLTTIFTNSVTGVFGNRFVTLVSTSKMMTLNEKTSNRLETFLTMNHMIGTVSYLYDKLGDSSAYFNQCQGLLSQRLSVFNESPIIYYQDYYLKHILNMQSKHDLVMASVHPSVKFMKKYDEENGTNYTSTLQTYFENNRSAPATANALFIHKSTLFYRFDKMKQLFGITLDDKDALFSYEYSLKILEPGTVHEH from the coding sequence ATGGCATATATTACAGATATTGTTAACGGAATAACAAAAAAATACAGAGTAGAAGTTCATGGAAATTATCAAAAGAGACATTCAATTGACGGAATACGTTTCCTTGATAAGACTGATGTAAATATTGAGCATCTGACACCCGGGCTTTTATACCTTGCAGACTACCGGATTTTTGGAGATGCACAGGTTTACGGCGATGTATTTTTTATAGGAACAGGAGATGCCACTCCTGTATCGGACTCTCTGTATGTCAGGGAAGAGCTTGATATTTTTGAATTATATAATCTGATGGAAGATGTCATTTTGACCTATCAGAGAATTGATGTGCAAAAGCAGAGTCTTTTTTCCGTATTGCATAACGGCTATGGTATCGAGGCTCTTCTTCAGACCGCAAACAAATATCTTGAAAATCCCGTTGTTGTATGTGACAGCAGCTATGGCATAATCGCTTCCTACCCGGAACTGGCAGACCGTGAAAATCTGGAAATCAGAAATAACCGCCTTACTGTTCGTGCAAGGAACTCGGCAGACATGGAGCAAAAAAAAATCACCGAGCGAATATATCACTCGGTGTATCCCTTTGCAGTTAAGTTCGATGATTATCCTTTTGACTGGATTTTTGAAAGTATACGAATAAAGCATGCTGTTGTCGGATACATCTGTATCATCTGCAACAATCGCGAATATGTGGAAAATGACCTGGATCTTATTCATTCACTCGCACAGATGGTATCCATCCAGCTTCAAAAGGATGACTCCTATCGAAATCCTCAGGGCATAAAATATGATATGTTTCTAAAGGACCTTTTTGCCAGACATTTTGATGAGGGAACTGCCCTTTCGCAGCTTACTCTTCTCGGAGTAAAGCCCAAGGAATACTATTACATACTAGCCTGCAGCTTTACCGTTTCGTCAAAGAGACTTATGGCTTACCACCATTATATCCACCAGCTGACCACGATTTTCACAAACAGCGTCACCGGTGTCTTCGGAAACCGCTTTGTAACACTGGTGTCCACTTCTAAAATGATGACCCTGAATGAAAAAACGTCAAACAGACTTGAAACCTTTCTTACCATGAACCATATGATAGGAACAGTCAGCTACCTGTACGATAAATTAGGTGACAGCTCTGCTTATTTCAACCAATGCCAGGGACTGTTATCCCAAAGACTCTCCGTTTTTAATGAGTCTCCCATAATCTATTATCAGGATTATTATTTAAAACACATTCTGAATATGCAGAGTAAACACGACCTTGTTATGGCATCCGTGCATCCTTCCGTAAAATTCATGAAGAAGTATGATGAAGAAAACGGAACAAACTACACCTCTACCCTTCAGACTTATTTTGAAAATAACAGAAGCGCACCTGCTACTGCAAATGCGCTTTTCATACATAAATCAACCTTGTTTTATCGCTTCGATAAAATGAAACAGTTATTTGGAATAACGCTTGATGACAAGGATGCTCTTTTTTCTTATGAGTATTCCCTGAAGATCTTAGAACCGGGTACCGTACATGAGCACTAG